Genomic window (Oryzihumus leptocrescens):
GCCGGACGGACGGCTGGACGTCATCGCCCCGGTGGGGGCGTTCGACGGCAGGCCGCTGGCCTGGCCGCACCGGGTTGGGGCATACGGCGCGGCCAAGCCCGTGTGGTGATCGGAAACCTACGCGGCACAGCGGTTCCGGTCGTTCCGGTCCGGGTGTAGGACGGCACTGTCCCCATCCCGTCCGAGCGAGGAGGAGCCACCATGGCCACGCTCGAGAAGACCCATTTCGACTCACCCGACGAGACGCGCAAGTTCCGCGCGCACGGTGCCCTGGACGTCATCTCCCTCGGCGACTTCACGATAGGGAAGGGCACGTTCGAACCCGGTTGGAAGTGGTCGGAGGATGTCCGGCCGATCGCGGGGACCGGGTCCTGCCAGGTCCGGCACACCGGCGTGTGCATCTCGGGCCAGATGACCGTCCGCGCGGATGACGGCACGGAGATGACCATTGGTCCCGGCGACGCCTTCCTCATGGAGCCGGGCCACGACGCCTGGGTGGTCGGGGAGGAGCCCTGCATCCTCTACGACACCGGCATGGCTGCCTACGCCAAGCCCGCCGGCTGACCCTTCCGGGACGTATGCCGTGCC
Coding sequences:
- a CDS encoding cupin domain-containing protein, coding for MATLEKTHFDSPDETRKFRAHGALDVISLGDFTIGKGTFEPGWKWSEDVRPIAGTGSCQVRHTGVCISGQMTVRADDGTEMTIGPGDAFLMEPGHDAWVVGEEPCILYDTGMAAYAKPAG